Proteins encoded in a region of the Candidatus Poribacteria bacterium genome:
- a CDS encoding Gfo/Idh/MocA family oxidoreductase, with translation MKSYNVGVLGNCCTHGAGICNMFKSRSDTRVIAAYEANPRRAEELRRVFGEPLSSSYEAVINHPEVDFVAVTCDPCDKAEMVERAAAAGKHIFLNKPLCESLDSARRIAKAVRTHNVHFVHDIPMVRFIPVYARLLEEVQAGVHGRVMGYHHLFGMNFPTDFDLASAWPERLDPPQKSGGGEMTNMGCYAIDYAVSLFGLPKTVTAKWRKFWEVYAEADVENFGQIVLDYGDFFAFLEVGKQQLVKDRRHSNAMTINFEGQTMFIDASAQVVTINHVSQDYEQFIEGATVVGSVEQLIGAIENGTPPTSNIETALIAVETQMAAYQSIVEEQTVELPLSSGQNPLIAAQENNA, from the coding sequence ATGAAGTCGTATAACGTAGGGGTGCTCGGTAACTGTTGCACACACGGCGCGGGCATCTGCAACATGTTCAAGAGCAGATCCGATACCCGTGTTATCGCCGCATACGAAGCAAATCCGCGTCGTGCTGAAGAGCTGCGGAGGGTCTTCGGTGAACCTCTGTCAAGTTCATACGAAGCGGTCATCAACCACCCGGAGGTGGATTTCGTTGCCGTGACCTGTGATCCCTGTGACAAGGCGGAGATGGTTGAACGCGCAGCCGCTGCGGGTAAACACATTTTCCTCAACAAACCGCTCTGTGAAAGTTTGGACAGTGCCCGCCGCATCGCTAAGGCAGTCAGAACGCATAACGTCCATTTCGTGCACGATATCCCGATGGTGCGTTTTATACCGGTCTACGCGAGGCTGTTAGAAGAGGTACAGGCGGGAGTGCACGGCAGGGTAATGGGCTATCATCACCTGTTCGGGATGAATTTTCCAACTGATTTTGATTTAGCGTCCGCATGGCCCGAACGGCTTGACCCTCCCCAGAAATCCGGCGGTGGAGAGATGACCAACATGGGCTGCTACGCCATCGACTACGCTGTTTCGCTGTTTGGTCTGCCAAAAACCGTCACCGCAAAGTGGCGAAAATTCTGGGAGGTTTACGCAGAAGCCGACGTTGAAAACTTCGGACAGATTGTCCTTGACTATGGTGATTTTTTCGCTTTTCTTGAAGTGGGTAAACAACAGTTGGTCAAAGACCGTCGTCACAGCAATGCGATGACCATCAACTTTGAGGGGCAGACGATGTTTATCGACGCCAGCGCGCAGGTCGTCACAATCAACCATGTCTCCCAAGATTACGAGCAGTTTATCGAAGGTGCAACGGTTGTCGGTTCAGTGGAGCAATTGATTGGTGCGATCGAGAACGGCACGCCTCCTACAAGCAACATCGAAACCGCGCTCATCGCTGTCGAAACGCAGATGGCGGCTTACCAGTCGATTGTCGAGGAGCAGACTGTAGAGCTGCCGCTATCGTCTGGTCAAAACCCATTAATTGCAGCACAAGAAAATAATGCGTAA
- a CDS encoding homocysteine S-methyltransferase family protein, with translation MAKGILEQLADGIVLGDGGYIVELERRGYVVAGAFTPELAVTHPDAIREMHREFLMAGADVLQVMAFYGSREKLETVGYADRTFEINQAATRIVKEVAGDQALVAGDLSATWKWEADNPSSQALVTSMFDEQIDAQEGVDFFIGETFWYFGEALLCLERIKAKTDLPTMITLAFRGSNQTDDDVAVGECAKRLGDAGADIVGINCMRDPERMYPLIEDMRNATGAYLAAQPVAFRCSDEVPWFTGTPAFPDRLDPTQLTRYEMEAFASKAKNMGVNYIGSCCGSGASHVREMARALGKYDEPEVWQANPDDPMSETEFNWKRRQPENL, from the coding sequence ATGGCAAAAGGAATTTTAGAGCAATTGGCTGACGGCATCGTGCTCGGTGACGGCGGCTACATCGTTGAATTGGAGAGACGCGGCTACGTCGTCGCAGGCGCATTCACCCCGGAATTAGCCGTTACCCATCCCGACGCAATTCGGGAAATGCACCGCGAGTTTCTCATGGCAGGCGCAGATGTCCTACAGGTGATGGCGTTCTACGGCAGCCGCGAAAAGCTGGAAACGGTCGGCTATGCGGACAGAACGTTTGAAATTAACCAAGCCGCGACCCGCATTGTCAAAGAGGTCGCCGGTGATCAGGCACTCGTGGCGGGAGATCTGAGCGCAACGTGGAAATGGGAAGCGGACAATCCATCATCACAGGCGCTGGTTACGAGCATGTTTGATGAACAGATTGATGCCCAAGAAGGAGTAGACTTCTTCATAGGGGAAACGTTCTGGTATTTCGGCGAGGCGTTGCTGTGCCTTGAACGGATTAAAGCAAAGACGGATCTTCCCACGATGATTACCTTAGCGTTTCGCGGCAGCAATCAAACCGATGACGACGTAGCGGTGGGTGAATGTGCAAAGCGTCTGGGCGACGCCGGGGCGGACATTGTAGGCATCAACTGCATGAGGGATCCCGAACGGATGTATCCCCTCATTGAAGATATGCGCAACGCCACCGGTGCCTACCTCGCAGCACAGCCCGTAGCCTTCCGATGCTCCGATGAGGTGCCGTGGTTCACGGGAACACCAGCCTTCCCGGACCGCCTTGACCCGACCCAACTCACCCGCTACGAGATGGAGGCGTTCGCGTCCAAAGCGAAGAACATGGGCGTAAACTATATCGGGAGTTGCTGTGGCAGCGGTGCCAGCCATGTCCGCGAGATGGCGCGAGCATTGGGCAAGTATGACGAGCCGGAGGTCTGGCAAGCGAATCCCGATGACCCCATGAGTGAGACCGAGTTTAATTGGAAACGGCGGCAGCCGGAGAACCTCTGA
- a CDS encoding zinc-binding dehydrogenase yields the protein MKRLMKHEGQFNFVLEEAPIPSVGSQQVLVRNKVTLISRGSEIGGRYTNEGIVAHSSMGYSAAGVVEAVGAEVIGVSPGDRVMASAPHAEYVVADAEPGAGVRHLPDELTFEDATFWPLTTSAVMWSWASGIKPGDTLVILGGGLIGNLCMQVMRMMGPQRIIVVEGIPVRCEIARKLGADEVINFNEEDPVEAIRRLTDGAGADVVIEAVGGPAGVLAFSQAQDMARRGGTIFLIGLYHKEPLQLDVHKVMNKKILGAAHLPYRRVEASKVALGLLLGGQVRPQEMITHRLDGRTEAVEAFRLLYERLDETMCVTLRWDED from the coding sequence ATGAAACGTTTGATGAAACACGAAGGACAATTCAATTTTGTACTTGAGGAGGCGCCAATCCCTTCCGTGGGATCGCAGCAGGTACTTGTCCGCAACAAAGTTACGCTTATCAGTCGCGGTTCCGAGATCGGTGGTCGGTACACCAATGAGGGTATTGTAGCCCACAGCTCCATGGGCTACTCCGCCGCAGGTGTCGTTGAAGCGGTAGGTGCAGAGGTCATAGGAGTCTCACCGGGGGACAGAGTCATGGCGAGCGCCCCACACGCTGAGTATGTCGTTGCTGACGCCGAACCGGGTGCGGGTGTTCGACACCTACCCGACGAATTGACGTTTGAGGACGCAACCTTTTGGCCCCTTACGACCAGTGCCGTCATGTGGTCTTGGGCTTCAGGCATCAAACCGGGCGATACCCTTGTCATCCTCGGCGGCGGACTCATCGGCAACCTCTGTATGCAGGTCATGCGGATGATGGGTCCGCAAAGGATTATCGTTGTTGAAGGGATTCCCGTGCGCTGCGAAATCGCAAGGAAACTGGGAGCCGACGAAGTCATTAACTTCAATGAGGAAGACCCTGTCGAGGCTATCAGACGGCTAACGGACGGGGCTGGAGCGGATGTCGTCATCGAAGCGGTCGGGGGACCCGCTGGGGTGTTAGCCTTTTCTCAAGCCCAAGACATGGCACGGAGGGGTGGCACGATTTTTCTGATTGGCCTCTATCACAAAGAGCCCCTCCAGCTTGATGTCCACAAGGTGATGAATAAAAAGATCCTCGGCGCTGCACACCTCCCCTACCGGCGGGTTGAAGCGTCAAAGGTGGCACTTGGACTGCTGCTAGGCGGGCAGGTTCGACCCCAAGAGATGATAACGCATCGACTCGACGGAAGAACGGAGGCGGTCGAAGCCTTTAGGTTGCTCTATGAACGGCTCGATGAGACGATGTGTGTCACGTTGCGGTGGGATGAGGATTAG
- a CDS encoding sugar phosphate isomerase/epimerase yields MKLGVITNGISRDLEHALKAMNKAGLKYAELQFLWDKEIGDQTPEEIQKIKDLVAQYQVEVSCVSRHNFAGLPVMEIEPADAIYQEHIAGLQRCIRIAQALGTNLVRIMSYRKEMIIFGANGAEEWIASTGAWDKLLKLMEAPVKLAEVEGVTLVVETGNNAMITSGVLAKKLIDDLGSEHLKILWDIPNSMYCTEVPYPDAYEQIKDYIGHIHLKDCQADISRATVRFCRLGEGNVAPYLEGIANALVRDNYQGSISLESVYRPDNGTFEDGFWECLPEFKRLFE; encoded by the coding sequence ATGAAACTCGGTGTCATTACAAACGGTATCAGCAGGGACCTTGAGCACGCATTGAAGGCGATGAATAAAGCAGGACTCAAATATGCGGAACTCCAGTTCCTTTGGGATAAGGAGATCGGAGACCAAACGCCAGAAGAGATCCAAAAGATAAAAGATTTGGTTGCACAATATCAGGTAGAAGTTTCCTGTGTTTCACGACACAATTTCGCCGGGCTGCCCGTGATGGAGATTGAGCCGGCGGATGCCATCTATCAAGAACATATAGCGGGGCTTCAACGGTGTATCCGCATTGCCCAAGCGTTGGGAACCAATTTGGTGAGAATTATGAGTTACAGAAAAGAGATGATTATCTTCGGTGCGAATGGTGCGGAGGAGTGGATTGCCAGCACAGGTGCTTGGGATAAGCTACTAAAACTCATGGAAGCTCCGGTAAAGTTAGCCGAAGTGGAAGGTGTGACCCTCGTGGTTGAAACCGGGAACAATGCGATGATAACATCGGGTGTTCTGGCAAAAAAGCTGATTGACGATCTCGGAAGCGAGCATCTGAAAATCCTCTGGGATATCCCCAACAGCATGTACTGTACGGAAGTTCCCTATCCGGACGCCTACGAACAGATTAAAGATTACATAGGTCATATCCATCTCAAAGATTGCCAAGCTGACATCTCACGCGCAACGGTTCGCTTCTGCCGGCTAGGCGAGGGAAATGTCGCCCCATACCTTGAAGGTATCGCCAACGCGCTCGTGCGCGACAACTATCAAGGGAGCATCTCTCTCGAAAGCGTCTATCGACCGGATAACGGGACGTTTGAAGATGGATTTTGGGAATGCCTGCCAGAATTCAAGCGGCTTTTTGAATAA